Proteins from a single region of Amycolatopsis sp. CA-230715:
- a CDS encoding peptidylprolyl isomerase, whose protein sequence is MKSRWILSAVACAAALVTPLIGATTAEAAPAPPTVSCEFTPTPENPAAKPVHPPRPKASTRGTTDVTLLTNYGPVTIELDHAGHAPCAVHNMISLIRQRFYDHTQCFRLTNSARLGVLQCGDIYSVEKGGPGYKFADEVDGTEKYPRGTVAMGNQGPGTNGSQFFVVHSFANIKPNYSVLGKVTRGMGVLDRIVKAGIIPGETDPLDGAPAKPVRILHVFVHRC, encoded by the coding sequence ATGAAATCCCGATGGATCCTTTCGGCGGTCGCCTGCGCCGCCGCCTTGGTCACGCCTCTGATCGGGGCGACGACCGCGGAAGCCGCCCCCGCGCCGCCGACCGTGAGCTGCGAATTCACCCCCACCCCCGAGAACCCCGCCGCGAAGCCGGTGCACCCGCCGCGCCCGAAGGCGTCGACGCGGGGTACCACCGACGTCACCCTACTGACCAACTACGGCCCGGTGACCATCGAGCTCGACCACGCCGGGCACGCCCCGTGCGCGGTGCACAACATGATCAGCCTGATCCGCCAGCGCTTCTACGACCACACCCAGTGCTTCCGGCTGACGAACTCGGCCAGGCTCGGGGTGCTGCAGTGCGGCGACATCTACTCCGTCGAGAAGGGCGGGCCGGGCTACAAGTTCGCCGACGAGGTCGACGGCACCGAGAAGTACCCGCGCGGCACCGTGGCGATGGGCAACCAGGGCCCCGGCACGAACGGCAGCCAGTTCTTCGTCGTGCACTCGTTCGCGAACATCAAGCCGAACTACTCGGTCCTGGGCAAGGTGACCAGGGGCATGGGGGTGCTCGACCGGATCGTCAAGGCGGGCATCATCCCCGGCGAGACCGACCCGCTCGACGGCGCGCCCGCCAAGCCCGTGCGCATCCTGCACGTCTTCGTCCACCGCTGCTGA
- a CDS encoding DUF2631 domain-containing protein: MAGKAVEKKRPAEVSAASAVDPRDEPSAAWGWHGTFPKATRIAGWFSALVLFLMLIGNHENNTENVWLVGLGLFLILLLVLDMRKRRTAWRK; the protein is encoded by the coding sequence GTGGCTGGCAAGGCGGTCGAGAAGAAGCGTCCCGCAGAGGTGTCCGCGGCATCCGCGGTGGACCCGCGCGACGAGCCGTCGGCCGCATGGGGCTGGCACGGCACCTTCCCGAAGGCCACCAGGATCGCGGGCTGGTTCTCCGCGCTGGTGCTGTTCCTGATGCTCATCGGCAACCACGAGAACAACACCGAGAACGTGTGGCTCGTCGGGCTCGGCCTCTTCCTGATCCTGTTGCTGGTGCTGGACATGCGCAAGCGCCGCACCGCCTGGCGGAAGTAA
- the dxr gene encoding 1-deoxy-D-xylulose-5-phosphate reductoisomerase, which produces MDSPRTVLVLGSTGSIGTQALDVAARNPALFRVAGIAAGGGDPAALAAQALAHGVDAVAVTKPTVVEDLQLALYAEAQRRGYSRGEFRLPKIFAGADAVSDLIDAVPVDVVLNGLPGSLGLPPTLRALATGATLALANKESLIAGGPLVLAAAKEGQIVPVDSEHSALAQSLRGGGRDEVDKLVLTASGGPFRGRTRAELAEVTVEQAMAHPTWAMGPLVTINSATLVNKGLEFIEAMLLFGVPAEKIDVVVHPQSVVHSMVTFRDGATIAQASPPDMRLPIALALNWPHRVPGASAACDWSTATSWTFEPVDEEAFPAICLARHAGSAGGCLPAVFNAANEEMVAAFLAQNASFTSIVDTVAKVVESADEWRREPRDVEDVLAAEQWARAQAVSMSTGGK; this is translated from the coding sequence ATGGACTCACCACGCACCGTGCTCGTGCTCGGTTCGACCGGCTCGATCGGCACCCAGGCGCTGGACGTCGCGGCCAGGAACCCCGCGCTGTTCAGGGTCGCGGGCATCGCGGCGGGTGGTGGGGACCCGGCGGCGCTCGCCGCGCAGGCGCTCGCGCACGGCGTGGACGCGGTCGCGGTGACGAAGCCGACCGTGGTCGAGGACCTGCAGCTCGCGCTGTACGCGGAGGCGCAGCGCCGCGGCTACTCGCGCGGGGAGTTCCGGCTGCCCAAGATCTTCGCGGGCGCCGACGCCGTCTCGGACCTGATCGACGCCGTTCCGGTGGACGTGGTGCTCAACGGCCTGCCCGGCTCGCTGGGCCTGCCGCCGACGCTGCGGGCGCTGGCCACCGGCGCGACGCTCGCGCTGGCGAACAAGGAGTCCCTCATCGCGGGCGGGCCGCTGGTGCTCGCGGCCGCGAAGGAGGGCCAGATCGTGCCGGTGGACTCCGAACATTCGGCGCTCGCGCAGTCGCTGCGCGGCGGCGGCCGTGACGAGGTCGACAAACTGGTCCTCACCGCGTCTGGCGGCCCGTTCCGCGGGCGCACCAGGGCCGAGCTGGCCGAGGTCACCGTCGAGCAGGCGATGGCGCACCCGACCTGGGCGATGGGCCCGCTGGTCACGATCAACTCGGCGACGCTGGTGAACAAGGGGCTCGAGTTCATCGAGGCGATGCTGCTGTTCGGCGTGCCCGCGGAGAAGATCGACGTGGTGGTGCACCCGCAGTCCGTCGTGCACTCGATGGTGACCTTCCGTGACGGCGCGACGATCGCGCAGGCCAGCCCGCCGGACATGCGGCTGCCGATCGCGCTGGCGCTGAACTGGCCGCACCGGGTGCCCGGCGCGTCGGCCGCCTGCGACTGGTCGACGGCCACTTCGTGGACCTTCGAGCCGGTGGACGAGGAGGCCTTCCCCGCGATCTGCCTCGCCAGGCACGCGGGATCCGCTGGCGGCTGCCTGCCCGCCGTGTTCAACGCGGCGAACGAGGAGATGGTGGCCGCTTTCCTGGCGCAGAACGCCAGCTTCACGTCGATAGTGGACACTGTTGCGAAAGTCGTCGAATCGGCTGACGAGTGGCGTCGCGAGCCTCGTGACGTGGAAGATGTACTGGCAGCGGAACAATGGGCACGCGCCCAAGCGGTTTCCATGAGCACCGGAGGGAAGTAG
- a CDS encoding M50 family metallopeptidase: MLANIIGVVLFALGICISVALHEAGHMVAAKSFGMRVRRYFVGFGPTIFSFRRGETEYGLKAIPLGGFCDIAGMTALDEVTPEESSRAMWRYKVWKRTVVLAAGSFTHFVLGFVVLYLMAATMGLPNLEQKPVASAVSDCVTNAKTVDEVNNPKCAPGAAGPAKVGGLLPGDEVLSVGGKPTPTWPEMVNVVQDAGGPTQFVVLRDGQRKTLTVDVPKVERPFKKDGKDVIMSVGAIGVSATKNFQYGPIGAIGGTLTFTGDVFARTWEGLMNFPKRIPAVVNSIFGGERDPDTPISVVGASRIGGEAVEAGLWQLFLLLLASLNFFIGVFNLLPLLPLDGGHIAVAWYERVRDWIRKLRGRAAGGPVDYTKLSAITVVLVLIGGAVTLLTITADIVNPVRLMQ, encoded by the coding sequence GTGCTCGCCAACATAATCGGAGTCGTGCTCTTCGCGCTGGGCATCTGCATCTCAGTGGCGTTGCACGAAGCGGGGCACATGGTCGCCGCCAAGTCCTTCGGGATGCGCGTCCGCCGGTACTTCGTCGGCTTCGGGCCGACGATCTTCTCGTTCCGGCGCGGCGAGACCGAGTACGGGCTCAAGGCCATTCCGCTCGGCGGGTTCTGCGACATCGCGGGCATGACCGCGCTCGACGAGGTCACGCCGGAGGAGTCGTCGCGGGCGATGTGGCGGTACAAGGTCTGGAAGCGGACCGTCGTGCTGGCCGCGGGCTCGTTCACGCACTTCGTGCTCGGGTTCGTGGTGCTCTACCTGATGGCCGCGACGATGGGCCTGCCGAACCTCGAGCAGAAGCCGGTCGCGTCCGCGGTTTCGGACTGCGTCACGAACGCCAAGACTGTCGACGAGGTCAACAACCCGAAGTGCGCGCCCGGCGCCGCGGGGCCCGCCAAGGTCGGCGGCCTGCTCCCCGGCGACGAAGTGCTTTCGGTGGGCGGCAAACCCACCCCGACCTGGCCCGAGATGGTCAACGTGGTCCAGGACGCGGGCGGTCCGACCCAGTTCGTGGTGCTGCGCGACGGCCAGCGCAAGACGCTCACGGTGGACGTGCCGAAGGTCGAGCGCCCGTTCAAGAAGGACGGCAAGGACGTCATCATGAGCGTGGGCGCCATCGGCGTCTCGGCCACGAAGAACTTCCAGTACGGGCCGATCGGCGCGATCGGCGGCACCCTGACCTTCACCGGTGACGTGTTCGCGCGGACCTGGGAAGGGCTGATGAACTTCCCGAAGCGCATCCCGGCGGTGGTGAACTCCATCTTCGGCGGCGAGCGCGACCCGGACACCCCGATCAGCGTGGTCGGCGCGAGCCGGATCGGCGGCGAAGCGGTGGAAGCGGGCCTGTGGCAGCTGTTCCTGCTGCTGCTGGCGAGCCTGAACTTCTTCATCGGCGTGTTCAACCTGCTGCCGCTGCTCCCGCTCGACGGCGGGCACATCGCGGTCGCCTGGTACGAACGCGTCCGCGACTGGATCAGAAAGCTGCGAGGGCGTGCGGCCGGTGGTCCCGTCGACTACACGAAGTTGTCGGCGATCACGGTCGTGCTCGTGCTGATCGGCGGCGCCGTAACCCTGCTCACCATCACCGCGGACATAGTTAACCCGGTCAGGTTGATGCAGTAG
- the ispG gene encoding flavodoxin-dependent (E)-4-hydroxy-3-methylbut-2-enyl-diphosphate synthase, translating into MPALPAPVLSERRKTRQLQVGPVGVGSEHPVSVQSMTTTLTADVNATLQQIAELTASGCDIVRVACPSADDAEALPAIAKKSQIPVIADIHFQPKYVFAAIEAGCAAVRVNPGNIRKFDDQVKEIAQAAKDHGTPIRIGVNAGSLDKRLMEKHGKATPEALAESALWEASLFAEHDFHDIKISVKHNDPVVMVRAYEILAEQCDYPLHLGVTEAGPAFQGTIKSAVAFGALLRQGIGDTIRVSLSAPPVEEVKVGTQILQSLNLRPRKLEIVSCPSCGRAQVDVYKLADEVTAGLEGMEVPLRVAVMGCVVNGPGEAREADLGVASGNGKGQIFVKGEVIKTVPEHQIVETLIEEAMRIAEEAGETTESGEPVVTVG; encoded by the coding sequence ATGCCAGCCCTTCCCGCCCCCGTGCTCTCGGAGCGCCGCAAGACCCGGCAGCTGCAGGTCGGGCCGGTCGGCGTCGGCAGTGAGCACCCGGTTTCCGTCCAGTCGATGACCACGACGCTCACCGCGGACGTCAACGCGACGCTGCAGCAGATCGCCGAGTTGACCGCGTCGGGCTGCGACATCGTGCGCGTGGCGTGCCCGAGTGCCGATGACGCCGAGGCGTTGCCCGCGATCGCGAAGAAGTCGCAGATCCCGGTGATCGCGGATATCCATTTCCAGCCGAAGTACGTGTTCGCCGCGATCGAGGCCGGGTGTGCCGCGGTCCGCGTGAATCCCGGCAACATCCGCAAGTTCGACGACCAGGTCAAGGAAATCGCGCAGGCCGCGAAGGATCACGGCACGCCGATCCGGATCGGCGTGAACGCGGGTTCGCTGGACAAGCGGTTGATGGAGAAGCACGGGAAGGCGACTCCGGAGGCGTTGGCGGAGTCGGCGTTGTGGGAGGCGTCGTTGTTCGCCGAGCACGATTTCCACGACATCAAGATCTCGGTGAAGCACAACGATCCCGTGGTCATGGTGCGCGCCTACGAGATCCTCGCGGAGCAGTGCGACTACCCGTTGCATCTCGGCGTGACCGAGGCGGGTCCGGCGTTCCAGGGCACCATCAAGTCCGCCGTCGCGTTCGGGGCGTTGTTGCGGCAGGGCATCGGGGACACGATCCGGGTGTCGCTGTCCGCGCCGCCGGTCGAAGAGGTCAAGGTCGGCACGCAGATCCTGCAGTCGCTGAACCTGCGGCCGCGGAAGCTGGAGATCGTGTCGTGCCCGTCGTGCGGGCGAGCGCAGGTCGACGTCTACAAGCTGGCCGACGAGGTCACCGCGGGCCTGGAGGGCATGGAGGTCCCGCTGCGGGTGGCCGTGATGGGCTGCGTCGTGAACGGGCCCGGTGAGGCACGCGAAGCGGATCTCGGGGTGGCCTCGGGGAACGGCAAGGGCCAGATCTTCGTCAAGGGCGAGGTCATCAAGACAGTGCCCGAGCACCAGATCGTGGAAACCCTCATCGAAGAAGCCATGCGCATCGCTGAGGAAGCGGGCGAGACCACCGAGAGCGGCGAGCCCGTCGTGACCGTCGGCTAA
- a CDS encoding helix-turn-helix domain-containing protein translates to MTGEWVVARPHQALRPLVERYIGYTQHGLPAGVHRGLPSRFATLVISLDEPMRVLGMPLPGENPIAARGMVGGMHTGPALLEQTPFQSGIHLELNPLATHALLGVSAAELSGQLVGLGALGSPALAELPDRLTEARTWRRRFEILDQTLGDCFGDGAAVTPEIGWAWRRMRAAAGRVRVDALADEVGWSRRHFGELFRRELGLPPKQAARVLRFERAGAVLRASGRVDLAALAADCGYYDQAHLTREWRALAGCTPGVWIAEELPFLQYTEPEAETDSVA, encoded by the coding sequence ATGACCGGCGAGTGGGTTGTCGCGCGGCCGCACCAGGCGCTGCGGCCGCTGGTCGAGCGGTACATCGGCTACACGCAGCACGGGCTGCCCGCCGGTGTGCACCGCGGGCTGCCTTCGAGGTTCGCCACGCTGGTCATCAGCCTCGACGAGCCGATGCGCGTGCTCGGCATGCCGCTCCCCGGGGAGAACCCCATCGCGGCGCGCGGCATGGTCGGCGGCATGCACACCGGGCCCGCGCTGCTCGAACAGACGCCGTTCCAGTCCGGAATCCACCTCGAACTGAACCCGCTCGCCACGCACGCGCTGCTCGGGGTGTCCGCGGCCGAGTTGAGCGGGCAGCTCGTCGGCCTCGGGGCCCTCGGCTCTCCCGCGCTCGCGGAGTTGCCGGACAGGCTGACCGAGGCGCGGACTTGGCGCCGCCGCTTCGAAATCCTCGACCAGACCCTCGGCGACTGCTTCGGCGACGGCGCCGCGGTCACCCCGGAGATCGGCTGGGCGTGGCGCCGCATGCGCGCCGCGGCGGGCCGGGTCAGGGTCGACGCGCTCGCGGACGAAGTCGGGTGGAGCAGGCGGCATTTCGGCGAACTGTTCCGGCGCGAGCTGGGGCTGCCGCCGAAACAGGCCGCGCGGGTGCTGCGGTTCGAACGCGCGGGCGCCGTGCTGCGCGCGAGCGGGCGGGTCGATCTCGCCGCGCTCGCGGCCGACTGCGGCTACTACGACCAGGCCCACCTGACCCGCGAATGGCGCGCGCTGGCCGGGTGCACGCCCGGCGTGTGGATCGCCGAGGAGCTCCCATTTCTGCAATACACCGAACCGGAGGCGGAGACAGACTCCGTGGCATGA
- a CDS encoding VOC family protein encodes MTEQQPQSTVWPAFHYDDAHAAIRLLVDVYGFREALVVPGEQGGVLHAELRWPEGGGVMLGSAKYCDAKYASVEPGKSGVCVVTDHVDAVHERVVAAGVEVIDEPFTTNYGSYSFTARDTEGNLWTFGTYRGAP; translated from the coding sequence ATGACTGAACAACAACCACAATCGACGGTCTGGCCCGCTTTCCACTACGACGACGCGCACGCGGCGATCCGGCTGCTCGTGGACGTCTACGGGTTCCGCGAGGCGCTCGTCGTGCCTGGCGAACAGGGCGGCGTGCTGCACGCCGAACTCCGCTGGCCCGAAGGCGGCGGCGTCATGCTCGGCTCGGCGAAGTACTGCGACGCCAAGTACGCCAGCGTCGAACCGGGAAAGAGCGGCGTCTGCGTGGTCACCGATCACGTCGACGCGGTGCACGAACGCGTTGTCGCGGCGGGTGTCGAAGTGATCGACGAGCCGTTCACGACGAATTACGGCTCGTATTCGTTCACCGCGCGCGACACCGAAGGCAACCTCTGGACCTTCGGCACCTACCGAGGCGCCCCTTAA